A single region of the Bacteroides intestinalis DSM 17393 genome encodes:
- a CDS encoding RagB/SusD family nutrient uptake outer membrane protein: MKNKMIYALGAMMLVGVTSCDLTEKPSSFYEKDTYFVTEGKAQMAVVGIYDCLETTDYYGQNIMPFFGSDDMFMVRGTGSDGTRRDISHYLYNASNTWIASVWRCAYQALDRANVAIASIEAMPGFAENKNLQEINGQARFLRAYIAFDLVKFFGDVPFSTEYTNGFGNTSKPRTDRELIYDQIIEDLNYAKTHLKSGREVASSEIPCSGAARTLLMRVYLQRAGYSLNRSSRQLTRLDDTARKGYFEAVIKEWEALKAEGYHNFYASGYEQLFKNYSQLTLDNQESLWEIAFEPNQGLKDNAGVWATYNGPLVDAPGSYPGTSSYMGRANAFFVVLPYWKSFYESNEDGSIKDIRRDVNFVDYAIKWNKNKEIQEKSHTSADINKNLNRYPGKWRREWMAPGFIDPNNTGVNYAPLRYADAVLMAAEAYNETGNTTEAWKLLNDVRVRAGATPISTANYSSLLKAPKLYDLPFIPDGDDAGKFRTALYWERAFELCYEGQRKYDLLRWGILEASLKAAQNYMESWTPGPDEYITDAARKDWNAVKWAKSNYVAGHNFTTGKHELYPIPLAEIQSNAALNGENNPGFE; this comes from the coding sequence ATGAAAAACAAAATGATATATGCGCTTGGCGCAATGATGCTTGTAGGGGTTACTTCCTGTGACCTAACTGAAAAGCCCAGCTCATTCTACGAGAAAGATACTTATTTCGTAACAGAAGGAAAAGCCCAGATGGCCGTAGTCGGAATCTACGACTGTCTTGAAACTACAGACTATTATGGACAAAATATCATGCCGTTCTTTGGTTCGGACGATATGTTCATGGTACGTGGAACCGGTTCGGACGGAACCCGTCGTGATATATCTCACTATCTGTACAACGCTTCCAATACATGGATTGCCAGTGTGTGGAGATGTGCTTATCAGGCTCTCGACCGTGCCAATGTAGCTATTGCCAGCATTGAGGCAATGCCGGGTTTTGCAGAAAACAAGAATCTACAGGAAATTAACGGACAAGCTCGATTCCTCCGTGCTTACATAGCTTTTGACCTAGTGAAATTCTTTGGTGATGTACCGTTCAGCACGGAATATACGAATGGTTTTGGTAATACATCCAAGCCTCGTACCGACCGTGAGCTGATTTATGACCAGATCATCGAAGATTTGAACTATGCAAAAACGCATTTGAAATCCGGTCGTGAAGTGGCATCTTCTGAAATACCTTGTAGCGGCGCTGCCCGTACTTTACTGATGCGTGTCTATTTACAACGTGCCGGCTATAGCTTGAACCGTTCATCACGTCAGTTGACCCGTCTGGACGATACTGCCCGAAAGGGATATTTTGAAGCAGTGATTAAGGAATGGGAAGCTTTGAAGGCCGAAGGCTATCATAATTTTTATGCAAGCGGTTATGAACAACTGTTCAAAAACTATTCTCAACTGACATTGGACAATCAGGAGTCTCTTTGGGAAATTGCTTTTGAACCCAACCAAGGTTTGAAGGATAATGCTGGTGTATGGGCAACTTACAACGGACCACTGGTAGATGCTCCAGGAAGTTACCCCGGCACAAGCAGTTATATGGGACGTGCCAATGCCTTCTTTGTAGTACTACCATATTGGAAGTCTTTCTATGAGTCAAATGAAGATGGAAGCATAAAAGATATACGCCGTGACGTGAATTTCGTGGACTATGCTATTAAGTGGAACAAAAATAAAGAAATTCAGGAAAAATCGCATACTTCTGCCGATATCAACAAAAATCTAAACAGATATCCGGGTAAATGGCGCAGAGAATGGATGGCTCCGGGCTTCATAGATCCCAATAACACGGGTGTCAATTATGCTCCGTTGCGTTATGCCGATGCAGTTCTGATGGCAGCCGAAGCTTATAACGAAACCGGTAACACAACCGAAGCATGGAAATTATTGAATGATGTTCGTGTCCGTGCCGGTGCTACTCCTATAAGTACAGCTAATTATTCAAGCTTGTTAAAGGCTCCGAAGTTGTACGATTTACCATTCATTCCGGATGGTGACGATGCCGGCAAATTCCGTACAGCCTTGTATTGGGAACGTGCTTTTGAACTTTGCTACGAAGGTCAACGCAAATATGACTTACTGCGCTGGGGCATTCTGGAAGCATCTTTAAAAGCCGCCCAAAACTATATGGAATCATGGACCCCAGGACCTGATGAATATATAACGGATGCTGCACGTAAAGATTGGAATGCGGTGAAATGGGCTAAATCCAACTACGTAGCAGGCCACAATTTTACCACGGGAAAGCATGAACTTTATCCGATTCCATTGGCTGAAATTCAGTCGAATGCAGCTTTGAACGGTGAAAATAATCCGGGATTTGAGTAA